In one Solidesulfovibrio fructosivorans JJ] genomic region, the following are encoded:
- a CDS encoding isoamylase early set domain-containing protein: MSLKKKFLKSKPVCKVTFVLAKEQAKDAGNVKLVGEFNDWEIEATPMRRQKDGSFSVTLDLPTGREYQFRYLIDGEIWISDPESDKHAFSPFGDCENSVVMA, encoded by the coding sequence ATGTCGCTGAAGAAAAAGTTCCTGAAAAGCAAACCCGTTTGCAAGGTAACCTTCGTTTTGGCCAAGGAACAAGCCAAGGACGCCGGCAACGTCAAGCTCGTCGGCGAGTTCAACGATTGGGAGATCGAGGCCACGCCCATGCGCCGGCAAAAGGACGGCTCCTTTTCCGTTACCCTTGACCTCCCGACCGGCCGCGAATACCAGTTCCGCTATCTGATCGATGGGGAGATCTGGATCAGCGACCCCGAATCGGACAAGCACGCCTTTTCCCCGTTCGGCGACTGCGAGAATTCCGTCGTCATGGCCTAG
- a CDS encoding 50S ribosomal protein L11 methyltransferase produces the protein MRTLLRVDITVPDTGDLAERVEAWLAERAAQGWEETPTDDGAAVRFRVHLEDGPPARDFAAAVGEDWPDIPVALDTLEEEDWGAAWKEFFTPIAVGGIYEILPPWLADTDTEGRAPILIEPKMAFGTGHHPTTALCLEAFAACAATGRLVAGKRFLDLGTGSGILGIGLAKLGLTGVGLDIDPQAVWCAAENLRLNAVDEAMSLAVGGVGAVSPEAVFDIVAANILAAPLIAMAPRLAGHVAAGGVLVLSGILVEQAPAVAAAYRATGLPEPETRTSGEWAVLAWQ, from the coding sequence GTGCGGACGTTACTGCGAGTGGACATCACCGTCCCCGATACCGGCGATCTGGCCGAGCGGGTGGAGGCCTGGCTGGCCGAACGCGCGGCCCAGGGCTGGGAGGAGACGCCGACGGACGACGGCGCGGCCGTGCGCTTCCGGGTGCATCTGGAAGACGGGCCGCCGGCCCGGGATTTCGCCGCCGCCGTGGGCGAGGACTGGCCGGATATTCCCGTGGCCCTCGACACCCTCGAGGAAGAGGACTGGGGCGCGGCCTGGAAGGAATTTTTCACGCCCATCGCCGTGGGCGGCATCTATGAGATATTGCCGCCCTGGCTGGCCGACACCGACACCGAAGGCCGCGCGCCCATCCTCATCGAGCCCAAGATGGCCTTTGGCACCGGGCACCACCCGACCACGGCCCTTTGCCTGGAGGCCTTCGCCGCCTGCGCCGCGACCGGCCGCCTCGTCGCCGGGAAACGGTTTCTGGACCTCGGCACGGGTTCGGGCATCCTCGGCATCGGGCTCGCCAAGCTGGGCCTTACCGGCGTCGGCCTGGACATCGATCCCCAGGCGGTGTGGTGCGCGGCGGAAAACCTGCGCTTAAACGCCGTGGACGAGGCCATGAGCCTGGCCGTCGGCGGCGTGGGGGCGGTTTCGCCGGAGGCCGTCTTCGACATCGTGGCCGCCAACATCCTGGCCGCGCCGCTCATCGCCATGGCCCCCCGCCTGGCCGGCCACGTGGCCGCCGGCGGCGTGCTCGTCCTCTCCGGCATCCTGGTGGAGCAGGCCCCGGCCGTGGCCGCCGCCTACCGCGCCACAGGGCTGCCCGAGCCCGAGACACGCACCAGCGGGGAGTGGGCCGTGCTTGCCTGGCAATGA
- a CDS encoding UDP-glucuronic acid decarboxylase family protein: protein MHLKKRVLVTGGAGFLGSHLCERLINEGCDVICLDNYFTGAKQNVKHLLDNPHFELMRHDITFPLYVEVDEIFNLACPASPIHYQHDPVQTTKTSVHGAINMLGLAKRLRAKIMQASTSEVYGDPSVHPQPESYWGNVNPIGFRSCYDEGKRCAETLFFDYHRQHNLRIKVARIFNTYGPRMHPNDGRVVSNFIIQALRGEPLTVYGQGQQTRSFCYVDDLIEAFLRLMDTPDDFTGPINTGNPGEFTILELAKMVIEYTGSKSTIDYRPLPKDDPKQRRPDITLAKAKLGWEPKVPLSEGLKKTIDYFDAFMREK from the coding sequence ATGCACCTGAAAAAACGCGTTCTCGTCACCGGCGGCGCCGGTTTCCTTGGTTCGCATCTGTGCGAACGGCTGATTAACGAGGGTTGCGACGTCATCTGCTTGGACAACTACTTCACCGGAGCCAAGCAAAACGTCAAACACCTGCTCGATAATCCGCATTTCGAGCTCATGCGTCATGACATCACCTTTCCCCTGTACGTGGAAGTCGACGAGATCTTCAACTTGGCCTGCCCGGCCTCGCCCATCCACTACCAGCACGACCCGGTCCAGACCACCAAGACGAGCGTGCACGGGGCCATCAACATGCTCGGGCTGGCCAAGCGGCTTCGGGCCAAGATCATGCAGGCCTCGACTTCCGAGGTCTACGGCGACCCTTCCGTGCACCCGCAGCCCGAATCCTACTGGGGTAATGTCAACCCCATCGGTTTCCGCTCCTGCTACGACGAGGGCAAGCGCTGCGCCGAAACCCTTTTCTTCGACTACCACCGCCAGCACAACCTGCGCATCAAGGTGGCCCGGATCTTCAACACCTACGGGCCGCGCATGCACCCCAACGACGGCCGTGTGGTGTCCAACTTCATCATCCAGGCCCTTCGCGGCGAGCCGCTGACCGTTTACGGCCAGGGCCAGCAGACCCGGTCGTTTTGCTACGTCGACGACCTCATCGAGGCGTTCCTGCGCCTGATGGACACCCCCGACGACTTCACCGGCCCGATCAACACCGGCAATCCCGGCGAGTTCACCATTCTGGAACTGGCCAAGATGGTCATCGAATACACCGGCTCGAAATCGACCATCGACTATCGGCCCCTGCCCAAGGACGACCCCAAGCAGCGCCGTCCGGACATCACCCTGGCCAAGGCCAAGCTCGGCTGGGAGCCCAAGGTGCCGCTTTCCGAGGGCCTCAAGAAAACCATCGATTACTTTGACGCCTTCATGCGCGAAAAGTAG
- a CDS encoding lysophospholipid acyltransferase family protein, producing MMRSLFFTACLAPLTLVFSSLCWLFARVGADARLSHRLECLWARCLVWCSGVRVTADLSALDPNETYIFMANHQSHMDIPILFATLSGYNFRFLAKESLFAIPVFGPAMRRVGHVAINRANRRKAMEAIAEAVGLVSRGVGLLVFPEGTRSMDYSRLGEFKTGGMIVALKCQAKVAPLIVSGSGRVLPKHARRARPGEVTVRALPPFDPHALYTLKEREAFKNDLWARMNGAYQEMRQ from the coding sequence ATGATGCGATCGCTTTTTTTTACGGCCTGCCTTGCGCCGCTGACCCTCGTTTTCAGCTCCCTGTGCTGGCTCTTCGCCCGCGTGGGGGCCGACGCCCGCCTGTCCCACCGGCTCGAGTGCCTGTGGGCGCGCTGCCTCGTCTGGTGCTCCGGCGTGCGCGTCACGGCCGACCTTTCGGCCCTCGACCCGAACGAGACGTACATTTTCATGGCCAACCACCAGAGCCATATGGATATCCCGATCCTTTTCGCCACGCTTTCCGGGTACAATTTCCGGTTTCTGGCCAAGGAAAGCCTGTTTGCCATCCCGGTTTTCGGGCCGGCCATGCGCCGGGTGGGCCATGTGGCCATCAACCGGGCCAACCGGCGCAAGGCCATGGAGGCCATCGCCGAGGCGGTCGGGCTCGTCTCGCGCGGGGTGGGGCTGCTCGTTTTTCCCGAGGGCACGCGGTCCATGGATTATTCGCGCCTTGGCGAATTCAAGACCGGCGGCATGATCGTGGCGCTCAAGTGCCAGGCCAAGGTGGCCCCGCTCATCGTTTCCGGCTCCGGGCGCGTCCTGCCCAAACACGCCCGCCGGGCGCGTCCGGGGGAAGTGACCGTGCGCGCCCTGCCGCCTTTCGATCCCCATGCCTTATACACGCTTAAGGAGCGTGAAGCCTTTAAAAACGATCTTTGGGCCCGCATGAACGGGGCCTACCAGGAGATGCGACAATGA
- a CDS encoding ribonuclease J, which produces MNSTPAVTLYPLGGLGEIGLNCMALVSGESMIVVDCGLMFPDDSLFGIDVVIPRFDFILANKDKLKGIILTHGHEDHIGALPWLMRSCDATLYGSSFTLALAAKKLEEHNLKEFTHFEAVEGGQTITLGDFKVTFFPVCHSIVRGFGLGIETPAGRIVHTGDFKIDRTPLDGHATDLPAIKAFSEKGVMLLLSDSTNAEREGFALAEREIKSALAGIFKEAAGRIVVTLFSSHIQRMQEIYDLAHASGRKVAVSGKSLFSNIEIARELGHLRVPAGAEASLDDLPSLPDNQVVLLVTGSQGEPLSALSRLAYGEHRQIKVQKGDTVILSSRFIPGNVRAITRLINRLYKLGAEVLYESVQAIHASGHAHAEELRLMLRTVSPKFFIPVHGEYRHLVKHARIGVSCGVAPERALVIEDGQPVTFSDGLIRLEDPIPVEHIYVDGKGVGDVGVTVLKERQLLAGEGLVIVVMVVDEKTGELTFGPNILSKGFVFEQHYSHVLEDAKCIVLDIYENVPPGQSDLLKERIRSALRRFFRKVLERDPVVVPLVITL; this is translated from the coding sequence ATGAATTCCACTCCCGCCGTGACGCTCTATCCGCTGGGCGGCCTCGGCGAAATCGGGCTCAACTGCATGGCCCTGGTGTCCGGCGAGTCCATGATTGTCGTGGATTGCGGCCTGATGTTTCCCGACGACTCCCTGTTCGGCATCGACGTGGTCATCCCGCGTTTCGACTTCATTTTGGCCAACAAGGACAAGCTCAAGGGCATCATCCTCACCCACGGCCACGAGGACCACATCGGGGCGTTGCCCTGGCTTATGCGCTCGTGCGACGCCACGCTCTACGGGTCGTCTTTTACCCTGGCCCTGGCCGCCAAAAAGCTTGAGGAGCACAACCTCAAGGAGTTCACCCACTTCGAGGCGGTGGAGGGTGGCCAGACCATCACGCTCGGCGACTTCAAGGTCACCTTTTTCCCGGTGTGCCATTCCATTGTGCGCGGTTTCGGCCTCGGCATCGAGACCCCGGCCGGGCGGATCGTGCACACCGGTGACTTCAAGATCGACCGCACGCCGCTTGACGGGCACGCCACCGACCTGCCGGCCATCAAGGCCTTTTCCGAAAAAGGCGTCATGCTCCTTTTGTCCGATTCCACCAATGCCGAGCGCGAGGGCTTCGCCCTGGCCGAGCGGGAGATCAAATCCGCCCTGGCCGGCATTTTCAAGGAAGCGGCCGGGCGCATTGTGGTGACGCTTTTTTCCAGCCACATCCAGCGCATGCAGGAGATCTACGACCTGGCCCACGCCTCGGGGCGCAAGGTGGCGGTCTCGGGCAAGAGCCTTTTTTCCAATATCGAGATCGCCCGGGAGCTCGGGCACCTGCGTGTGCCGGCCGGGGCCGAGGCCAGCCTCGACGACCTGCCGAGCCTGCCCGACAACCAGGTGGTGCTGCTCGTCACCGGCTCCCAGGGCGAACCGCTCTCGGCGCTGTCGCGCCTGGCGTATGGCGAGCACCGCCAGATCAAGGTGCAAAAGGGCGACACCGTCATCCTGTCCTCGCGTTTCATCCCGGGCAACGTCAGGGCCATAACCCGGCTCATAAACCGTCTCTACAAGCTCGGGGCCGAGGTCCTTTACGAGTCCGTCCAGGCCATCCACGCCTCGGGCCATGCCCACGCCGAGGAACTGCGGCTGATGCTGCGGACCGTTTCGCCGAAGTTTTTCATCCCCGTGCACGGCGAATACCGCCATCTGGTCAAGCACGCCCGCATCGGCGTTTCCTGCGGCGTGGCTCCGGAGCGGGCCCTGGTCATCGAGGACGGCCAGCCCGTGACCTTTTCCGACGGGCTGATCCGGCTCGAGGACCCGATTCCGGTGGAGCACATCTACGTCGACGGCAAGGGCGTCGGCGACGTGGGCGTCACCGTGCTCAAGGAGCGCCAGCTTCTTGCCGGCGAGGGGCTGGTCATCGTGGTCATGGTGGTGGACGAGAAAACCGGCGAACTGACGTTCGGTCCCAATATCCTGTCCAAGGGCTTCGTCTTCGAGCAGCACTACAGCCACGTGCTCGAAGACGCCAAGTGCATCGTGCTGGACATCTACGAAAACGTGCCGCCGGGGCAGTCGGACCTGCTCAAGGAGCGCATCCGTTCGGCCTTGCGCCGGTTTTTCCGCAAGGTGCTGGAACGCGATCCGGTGGTGGTGCCGCTGGTCATCACCTTGTAG
- a CDS encoding glycosyltransferase family protein: MAARIKTVCLIHSHLGPALTHLGVRATRLDPPRGTASLPELLAGLPEPPDCVIHQENLGARLVLTDLAKTPCPVVYWALDPHLNFFWQRHYARGFSAVATTQPHLAKAFAAAGAPHAAWVPWHGAPRPFVPHADRAMPLAFVGRVTPQRRRRQWFAEHMARYGLVMRDDVHGEAMAAFYDAARIVPNESIAGEINLRLFEAASSGCLPVAERRPEGVDTLFVPEREAFYYDDVLELDDRLRFALTHPDLTEKMGRAAHAAVAARHLPLHRAAALLELAGRCAAPPRGPEAATAEALALYHLRRSGQLALAGSMIWQRLAAVPDTPEVMAARIQTVLGAGDRNAVLALIGFCLARPALSGHPLTATACCLAACRLDAPGEARLAYVAQAGHGRRDIPRLSGPRDYLLHFAGALEAAGYEAAPGMVFDPTRHLPENAVQCLVAAKALAPDDLEIDRRLDRLLARLPGSEPERVALMSNLTLHRPDDWSLGLTLGLADLAAFRLGPGLEEVVLAAATAVKTGQEKRFARRLALADPSGRLRAVLRSVTDAAPAAAQEK, translated from the coding sequence ATGGCCGCCCGGATTAAAACCGTCTGCCTCATCCACTCGCACCTCGGGCCGGCCCTGACGCATCTGGGCGTGCGCGCGACGCGCCTCGACCCGCCCCGGGGCACGGCAAGCCTGCCGGAGCTTCTGGCCGGCCTGCCCGAACCGCCGGACTGCGTCATCCACCAGGAAAATCTCGGCGCGAGGCTGGTGCTGACCGACCTCGCAAAGACGCCTTGCCCGGTCGTGTACTGGGCCCTTGATCCGCACCTCAATTTTTTCTGGCAACGCCACTACGCCCGGGGCTTTTCCGCCGTGGCCACCACCCAGCCCCATTTGGCGAAGGCGTTTGCCGCCGCCGGCGCGCCGCACGCGGCCTGGGTGCCCTGGCACGGCGCGCCCCGCCCCTTCGTGCCCCATGCCGACCGCGCCATGCCCCTGGCCTTCGTCGGCCGCGTCACCCCCCAGCGCCGGCGACGCCAATGGTTCGCCGAGCATATGGCCCGTTACGGACTCGTCATGCGCGACGACGTCCACGGCGAAGCCATGGCCGCCTTCTACGACGCCGCCCGGATCGTGCCCAACGAGTCCATTGCCGGCGAAATCAACCTGCGCCTGTTCGAGGCCGCTTCCAGCGGTTGCCTGCCCGTGGCCGAACGCCGGCCCGAGGGCGTGGACACGCTTTTCGTCCCGGAGCGCGAGGCCTTCTATTATGATGATGTGCTGGAACTCGACGACCGCCTCCGTTTCGCCCTGACCCATCCGGACCTGACCGAGAAAATGGGCCGGGCCGCCCACGCCGCCGTGGCCGCCCGCCACCTGCCCCTCCACCGGGCGGCCGCCCTGCTCGAGCTGGCCGGCCGCTGCGCCGCCCCCCCGCGCGGCCCCGAGGCGGCCACGGCCGAAGCCCTCGCCCTCTACCACCTGCGCCGCTCCGGGCAGCTGGCCCTGGCCGGATCGATGATCTGGCAGCGCCTCGCCGCCGTTCCGGACACCCCGGAGGTCATGGCCGCCCGCATCCAGACGGTGCTCGGGGCCGGAGACCGAAACGCCGTGCTGGCCCTCATCGGCTTCTGCCTGGCCCGGCCGGCGCTGTCCGGGCATCCGCTGACGGCCACGGCCTGCTGTCTGGCCGCCTGCCGCCTGGACGCCCCGGGAGAGGCCCGCCTCGCCTACGTGGCCCAGGCCGGCCACGGACGCCGGGACATCCCCCGCCTGTCCGGCCCACGCGACTACCTGCTCCACTTCGCCGGAGCCCTGGAGGCGGCCGGCTACGAAGCCGCGCCGGGCATGGTGTTCGACCCGACCCGCCATCTGCCGGAAAACGCCGTCCAATGCCTGGTGGCGGCCAAAGCCCTCGCCCCGGACGACCTGGAAATCGACCGACGCCTGGACAGGCTGCTCGCGCGCCTGCCCGGCAGCGAACCCGAACGCGTGGCCCTCATGTCCAACCTCACCCTCCACCGCCCGGACGACTGGTCCCTCGGACTAACCCTCGGCCTGGCCGACCTGGCCGCCTTCCGCCTGGGGCCGGGCCTGGAGGAAGTCGTCCTGGCCGCGGCCACGGCCGTGAAAACGGGACAGGAAAAACGTTTCGCCAGACGGCTGGCCCTGGCCGACCCGTCCGGCCGGCTGCGCGCGGTCCTGCGTTCCGTAACCGACGCCGCCCCCGCCGCAGCGCAAGAAAAATAA
- a CDS encoding glycosyltransferase family 2 protein, with amino-acid sequence MTHDDASRRAPGRGGKISLVVPVYNEGKGLYALRDSVVAVMDALPYDWDCLFVDDGSRDDSWSIVESLVAADPRFKGLMFSRNFGKEMALTAGVEASIGADAVICLDADLQHPPEVIPELIAKWEEGYDIVATIREKVADYTLVKKIGSKGFYWFMRRFTDLDLPPNSTDFRLLDKKVVRTLAKFTEGSRMFRGIIDWMGYKKTYISFCAPARSQGEPAYSVKKLFNLAINSFTSFSLVPLRLTGYLGLGIMAVTIPLLVLMVLANWFVGANITPIAFFTVFNTLLIGVVLCALGMMSLYIGHIHTEVVNRPLYIVRCRAGNWDGQQ; translated from the coding sequence ATGACGCACGATGACGCCAGCCGCCGCGCCCCCGGGCGCGGCGGCAAAATTTCCCTTGTGGTCCCCGTGTACAACGAGGGCAAGGGCCTTTACGCGCTTCGCGACAGCGTGGTCGCGGTCATGGACGCCCTGCCCTACGATTGGGACTGCCTGTTCGTCGACGACGGCAGCCGCGACGACTCCTGGTCCATCGTCGAATCCCTGGTCGCCGCCGATCCCCGCTTCAAGGGGCTCATGTTTTCCCGCAACTTCGGCAAGGAGATGGCGCTGACCGCCGGGGTCGAGGCCTCCATCGGGGCGGACGCCGTCATCTGCCTCGACGCCGACCTCCAGCACCCGCCCGAGGTCATCCCCGAGCTCATCGCCAAGTGGGAGGAAGGCTACGACATCGTGGCCACCATCCGCGAGAAGGTCGCCGACTACACCCTGGTCAAAAAAATCGGCTCCAAGGGCTTTTATTGGTTCATGCGCCGGTTCACCGACCTCGACCTGCCCCCCAATTCCACGGACTTCCGCCTGCTGGACAAAAAGGTCGTGCGCACGCTCGCCAAGTTCACCGAAGGCTCGCGCATGTTTAGGGGCATCATCGACTGGATGGGCTACAAAAAGACCTACATCTCCTTTTGCGCCCCGGCCAGAAGCCAGGGCGAGCCGGCCTATTCCGTCAAGAAGCTCTTCAATCTGGCCATAAACAGCTTCACCTCCTTTTCCCTGGTGCCGCTGCGGCTAACCGGCTACCTCGGTCTCGGCATCATGGCCGTGACCATCCCGCTGCTCGTGCTCATGGTCCTGGCCAACTGGTTCGTCGGGGCCAACATCACGCCCATCGCCTTTTTCACGGTCTTCAACACCCTGCTTATCGGCGTGGTCCTTTGCGCCCTCGGCATGATGTCCCTTTACATCGGCCACATCCACACCGAGGTCGTCAACCGGCCGCTTTATATCGTGCGCTGCCGCGCCGGAAACTGGGACGGGCAGCAGTGA